Proteins from one Pseudomonas bijieensis genomic window:
- the pilW gene encoding type IV pilus biogenesis/stability protein PilW: MSLRFALVLLLAGLCSGCVLSGDYNPMKTSKGRDEARVAYVQLGIGYLQQGMTERAKVPLKKALELDSSDADANAALALVFQAEMEPELADEHFRKALSARPQDARILNNYGSFLYEQKRYKEAYERFEQAAADTLYPERSRVFENLGMTAAQLGQRDLARQQLEKALRLNRQQPRALLEMAELSYEDRHYVPARDYYERFSLLSEQNARSLLLGVRLAHVFEDRDKAASYGLQLKRLYPGTPEYQQYLSEQ; the protein is encoded by the coding sequence ATGTCCCTGCGCTTCGCGCTCGTTTTGCTGTTGGCCGGCCTTTGTTCCGGTTGTGTCCTGTCGGGTGACTACAACCCGATGAAGACCAGCAAAGGGCGCGACGAGGCACGTGTGGCCTATGTGCAACTGGGCATTGGTTACTTGCAGCAGGGCATGACCGAGCGGGCCAAGGTCCCGCTCAAGAAAGCCCTGGAGCTGGACAGTTCCGACGCCGATGCCAATGCGGCCCTGGCCCTGGTGTTCCAGGCCGAGATGGAGCCGGAACTGGCTGACGAACATTTTCGCAAGGCGCTGTCGGCCCGGCCTCAGGATGCACGGATCCTGAACAACTACGGCAGTTTTCTTTACGAGCAGAAACGCTACAAGGAAGCCTACGAGCGCTTCGAGCAGGCTGCCGCCGACACCCTTTATCCTGAGCGCTCGCGGGTTTTCGAAAACCTCGGCATGACGGCTGCGCAGCTCGGCCAACGCGACCTGGCGCGCCAGCAGTTGGAAAAAGCGCTGCGGCTCAACCGCCAGCAACCGCGGGCACTGCTGGAAATGGCTGAGTTGTCTTACGAAGACAGGCATTATGTGCCCGCACGTGACTACTACGAGCGTTTTAGCCTGCTGAGCGAGCAAAATGCACGTAGTCTATTGCTCGGCGTTCGGCTGGCACATGTGTTTGAAGATCGCGACAAGGCTGCAAGTTACGGCCTGCAACTCAAAAGACTCTATCCCGGTACGCCGGAATATCAGCAATACCTGTCGGAGCAATGA
- the rlmN gene encoding 23S rRNA (adenine(2503)-C(2))-methyltransferase RlmN, with protein MTTSNGKTNLLGLTQPEMEKFFDSIGEKRFRAGQVMKWIHHFGVDDFDAMTNVGKALREKLKAVAEIRGPEVVSEDISSDGTRKWVVRVASGSCVETVYIPQGKRGTLCVSSQAGCALDCSFCSTGKQGFNSNLTAAEVIGQVWIANKSFGSVPATVDRAITNVVMMGMGEPLLNFDNVIAAMHLMMDDLGYGISKRRVTLSTSGVVPMIDELAKHIDVSLALSLHAPNDALRNQLVPINKKYPLKMLLESCQRYMSSLGEKRVLTIEYTLLKDVNDKVEHAVEMIELLKNIPCKINLIPFNPFPHSGYERPSNNAIRRFQDQLHHAGFNVTVRTTRGEDIDAACGQLVGQVLDRTRRSERYIAVRELNAADDAVQNAANSH; from the coding sequence ATGACTACATCGAACGGCAAAACCAACCTGTTGGGCCTGACCCAGCCGGAAATGGAGAAATTCTTCGACTCGATCGGGGAGAAGCGTTTCCGTGCCGGCCAGGTGATGAAATGGATTCACCACTTTGGCGTCGACGACTTCGACGCCATGACGAATGTCGGCAAGGCCCTGCGCGAAAAGCTCAAGGCTGTTGCCGAGATTCGCGGCCCCGAAGTGGTCAGCGAGGACATCTCCAGCGACGGCACCCGTAAGTGGGTGGTGCGCGTGGCGTCCGGCAGCTGCGTCGAGACCGTCTACATTCCCCAGGGCAAACGCGGCACCTTGTGCGTTTCGTCCCAGGCAGGCTGTGCCCTGGATTGCAGTTTCTGCTCCACCGGCAAGCAAGGCTTCAACAGCAACCTCACCGCCGCCGAAGTGATCGGCCAGGTGTGGATTGCCAACAAATCCTTTGGCAGCGTCCCGGCGACCGTCGACCGTGCCATCACCAACGTGGTGATGATGGGCATGGGTGAGCCGCTGCTGAATTTCGACAACGTCATCGCCGCCATGCACCTGATGATGGATGACCTGGGCTATGGCATCTCCAAGCGCCGGGTGACCCTGTCCACCTCGGGCGTGGTGCCGATGATCGATGAGCTGGCCAAGCACATCGACGTCTCCCTGGCGTTGTCGCTGCACGCACCCAACGACGCATTGCGTAACCAATTGGTGCCGATCAACAAGAAGTATCCGCTTAAGATGCTGCTGGAGTCGTGCCAGCGCTACATGTCGTCCCTGGGCGAAAAGCGCGTGCTGACCATCGAATACACGCTGCTCAAGGACGTGAACGACAAGGTCGAGCACGCGGTCGAGATGATCGAGTTGCTCAAGAACATCCCGTGCAAGATCAACCTGATCCCGTTCAACCCGTTCCCGCATTCCGGTTACGAGCGTCCGAGCAACAACGCGATTCGTCGCTTCCAGGATCAGCTTCACCACGCTGGCTTCAACGTCACCGTGCGCACCACCCGCGGCGAAGACATCGACGCCGCTTGTGGCCAATTGGTAGGACAGGTGCTGGATCGCACCCGTCGCAGCGAGCGCTACATTGCCGTGCGTGAGTTGAACGCCGCGGATGATGCGGTGCAAAACGCTGCGAACAGTCACTAA